A genomic region of Candidatus Parvarchaeota archaeon contains the following coding sequences:
- a CDS encoding DUF1858 domain-containing protein, which translates to MASSKTKKKNGSVKSYVTADTPIGEIASNYIKPLEVMLSYGLHCIGCGVSAFETIGQGAASHGMDEQTVERLICDINKAIEMEVKENKERKKTNGKKEDGCGCSSDDQGKVVEMSPAAIEKLKEYMEKEGKVGWGIRLTAMKNDLGQYDYELDFEKKAGKEDEVVKIYGYGGLDLFFESRLHDIVKGIQIDYKKNAAGTETFTMKKHDGCCSR; encoded by the coding sequence ATGGCAAGCAGCAAAACAAAGAAAAAAAACGGAAGCGTGAAAAGCTACGTGACCGCAGACACCCCAATAGGCGAAATTGCGTCTAATTACATAAAACCCTTGGAAGTCATGCTATCTTATGGCCTGCACTGCATCGGATGCGGGGTGTCGGCCTTTGAAACAATAGGCCAGGGGGCTGCAAGCCACGGCATGGACGAGCAGACTGTGGAGAGGCTGATATGCGACATCAACAAGGCAATAGAAATGGAAGTAAAGGAAAACAAGGAGCGCAAGAAAACAAATGGCAAAAAGGAAGATGGATGCGGCTGCAGCTCAGATGACCAGGGTAAGGTAGTTGAAATGAGCCCTGCAGCAATTGAAAAGCTCAAGGAGTATATGGAAAAAGAGGGAAAAGTTGGCTGGGGGATACGGCTGACTGCCATGAAAAACGACTTGGGCCAATACGACTACGAGCTGGATTTTGAAAAAAAAGCCGGAAAGGAAGACGAGGTTGTAAAAATTTACGGGTACGGGGGGCTTGACCTGTTTTTTGAGAGCAGGCTTCATGACATTGTGAAGGGCATTCAAATTGACTACAAAAAAAATGCTGCGGGCACAGAAACGTTCACCATGAAAAAGCATGACGGGTGCTGCAGCCGCTAA
- a CDS encoding FAD-binding protein, whose translation MLGYLSAWIDAEKVGLMATYDVLVIGGGVAGLTAAMFTSRRKLSTAVVSFEYGGQTAIPAVINNYPGFESIGGGELMGRMRKQALSCGVEAIDGKVSKIEKSKGGFEATLSNGGRHFAKALILAYGKSPRMLGVQGEEKYIGKGVYPNVIHNPELYKGKTVAVIGGGNSAFGTAIECAQTGKLVYVVNRSEKFRGEETLLEKIKILPNVRLLTNKVVDDAKGDEKWLREIIIRDVASGAKETLEVDFMFENIGLEVKNDFCAHLVRLNEYKEIEVNGCCETGVPGLFAAGDATNIPFKQTVISAGEGAKAGIQAYKYVKGDKSRTSLDWTH comes from the coding sequence ATGCTGGGATACTTAAGTGCTTGGATTGACGCTGAAAAAGTTGGTTTAATGGCAACATACGATGTTTTGGTCATAGGCGGGGGGGTTGCGGGGCTTACTGCTGCGATGTTTACATCAAGAAGGAAGCTGTCAACTGCCGTAGTCTCATTTGAGTACGGGGGCCAGACCGCAATACCAGCAGTGATAAACAACTATCCCGGCTTTGAATCCATAGGCGGAGGCGAGCTTATGGGAAGGATGAGAAAGCAGGCGCTTTCGTGCGGGGTTGAAGCAATAGATGGAAAGGTTTCCAAAATCGAAAAGTCCAAAGGAGGATTCGAAGCAACACTTTCAAACGGGGGCAGGCATTTTGCCAAAGCACTGATTCTGGCGTATGGAAAATCCCCGCGGATGCTTGGAGTGCAGGGGGAAGAAAAATACATAGGCAAGGGAGTTTATCCTAACGTGATTCACAATCCTGAACTTTACAAAGGGAAAACGGTTGCAGTAATTGGAGGGGGGAATTCGGCATTTGGAACCGCAATAGAATGTGCGCAAACAGGAAAACTTGTATATGTTGTCAATCGCTCTGAAAAGTTCAGGGGAGAGGAAACGCTACTTGAGAAAATAAAGATACTGCCAAATGTCAGGCTGCTTACAAATAAAGTTGTTGATGATGCCAAAGGGGATGAGAAGTGGCTAAGGGAGATAATTATACGCGACGTTGCAAGTGGGGCAAAAGAGACGTTGGAAGTGGATTTCATGTTTGAAAACATAGGACTTGAAGTGAAAAACGATTTTTGCGCGCACCTTGTCAGGCTCAACGAATACAAGGAAATTGAGGTTAACGGGTGCTGCGAGACTGGCGTCCCGGGGCTGTTTGCAGCTGGGGATGCGACAAACATCCCGTTCAAGCAGACGGTTATTTCAGCCGGGGAGGGGGCAAAGGCAGGCATTCAGGCATACAAGTATGTGAAGGGGGATAAAAGCAGGACAAGCCTCGATTGGACGCACTAA